Proteins from a single region of Primulina tabacum isolate GXHZ01 chromosome 5, ASM2559414v2, whole genome shotgun sequence:
- the LOC142546756 gene encoding SWI/SNF complex component SNF12 homolog, translating to MSANSGNPPKNVGASPPFMNSFPVNPSVQQQVPPGFPGQFQLSQLSATQIQAIAQAQSKAQAQAAHVQFQAQLQAAQGLAFNQAHAGGISNMGSPPPSISGAESAGAKWFSQKPPVRPTFSPPTYSPSPMRPMDASAAARKKKQKLPEKQLQERVAAILPESALYTQLLEFESRVDAALTRKKIDIQEALKTPPSIQKMLRIYVFNTYANQIRTIPKKPNAESPTWTLKIVGRIVEEGIDPEQAALMQPSSVNPKFSSFFKRVTITLDQKLYPDNHLIIWDSARSPAPHEGFEVKRKGDQEFTASIRLEINYVPEKYKLAPALVDVLGIEVDTRARIMAAVWHYVKARKLQCPDDPSSFNCDPPLQKVFGESRTKFTAVAQRITQHLFPPQPIHLEHRIKLSGNTPVGTACYDVLVDVPFPIQRELHALLANTEKTKEIDGCDEAICAAIRKIHEHRRRRAFFLGFSQSPIEFINKLIDSQNMDLKLVTGEASRNAEKERGSDFYSQPWVEDAVIRYLNRKPPADVPAST from the exons ATGTCAGCAAATAGCGGTAACCCACCAAAGAATGTTGGAGCTTCACCTCCCTTTATGAATTCTTTTCCCGTGAATCCATCTGTTCAGCAACAAGTGCCACCTGGCTTTCCAGGTCAGTTTCAGCTGTCCCAGCTTTCTGCAACTCAGATCCAAGCCATTGCTCAGGCCCAGTCAAAGGCTCAGGCCCAAGCAGCTCACGTGCAATTCCAAGCCCAGTTGCAAGCTGCTCAGGGCCTTGCATTTAACCAGGCTCATGCTGGAGGGATTTCAAACATGGGCTCACCACCACCTTCTATTTCGGGAGCTGAAAGTGCCGGTGCCAAATGGTTTTCCCAAAAACCACCTGTGCGACCAACCTTCTCCCCCCCCACCTACTCGCCCTCTCCTATGAGGCCAATGGATGCTTCTGCTGCTGCTCGCAAGAAAAAGCAGAAGCTCCCTGAGAAACAGTTACAAGAAAGAGTTGCGGCCATTTTACCTGAATCGGCTCTTTACACTCAACTCTTGGAGTTTGAGTCTCGTGTGGATGCTGCTTTGACAAGGAAGAAAATTGATATCCAAGAGGCTCTCAAGACCCCTCCCTCTATTCAGAAAATGCTCCGTATTTATGTGTTTAACACTTATGCCAATCAGATTCGCACAATTCCAAAGAAGCCAAATGCGGAGTCACCTACGTGGACCCTTAAAATAGTAGGGAGGATTGTGGAGGAGGGAATAGATCCTGAACAAGCTGCCCTCATGCAACCAAGCTCTGTGAATCCAAAGTTCTCTTCATTTTTTAAAAGAGTTACTATTACATTAGACCAGAAACTATATCCTGACAATCATTTAATCATATGGGACAGCGCTAGATCACCTGCTCCTCACGAAGGCTTCGAAGTCAAAAGAAAAGGGGACCAAGAATTTACTGCGAGCATACGGCTAGAGATAAATTATGTGCCTGAGAAGTATAAGCTAGCACCAGCACTTGTTGATGTCTTAGGTATTGAGGTTGATACCCGCGCAAGAATAATGGCTGCAGTCTGGCACTATGTTAAGGCTAGAAAATTGCAGTGCCCAGATGACCCATCTTCTTTCAATTGTGATCCACCCCTTCAGAAAGTATTTGGCGAATCCAGGACCAAGTTCACTGCGGTTGCGCAAAGAATTACACAGCACCTTTTTCCTCCACAGCCCATACATTTAGAGCACAGAATAAAACTGTCAGGAAATACTCCTGTTGGGACTGCATGTTATGATGTGCTAGTCGATGTACCCTTCCCAATTCAGAGAGAATTGCATGCTTTATTAGCCAATACCGAAAAAACCAAAGAGATTGATGGCTGTGATGAAGCAATTTGTGCTGCTATAAGAAAGATCCACGAGCACCGGCGAAGACGAGCATTTTTTCTTGGATTTAGCCAGTCTCCGATTGAGTTTATTAATAAACTTATTGATTCTCAAAACATGGATCTTAAGCTTGTTACTGGTGAAGCAAGTCGCAATGCAGAAAAAGAGCGTGGATCAGATTTCTACAGCCAACCTTG GGTTGAAGATGCTGTCATTCGGTACTTGAACCGAAAGCCACCAGCAGACGTCCCCGCAAGCACTTGA
- the LOC142546757 gene encoding ribonucleoside-diphosphate reductase small chain-like — protein sequence MPSILEEPLLAANPDRFCMFPIEYPQIWEMYKKAEASFWTAEEVDLSQDLSHWDALTADEKHFIKHVLAFFAASDGIVLENLAGRFMKEVQVSEARAFYGFQIAIENIHSEMYSLLLETYIKDSAEKNHLFRAMDTVPCVERKAKWALRWIDGSESFAERLIAFACVEGIFFSGSFCAIFWLKKRGLMPGLTFSNELISRDEGLHCDFACMLYGLLRMKPSEEKVKGLVRDAVDIEREFVCDALPCALVGMNEKLMSQYIEFVADRLLNALGYSKFYGVQNPFDWMELISLQGKTNFFEKRVGEYQKASVMSSLNGNGDTHVFKLDEDF from the coding sequence ATGCCGTCAATCCTGGAAGAACCCCTCCTCGCGGCGAACCCAGACCGCTTCTGCATGTTCCCTATTGAGTACCCTCAGATCTGGGAGATGTACAAGAAGGCCGAAGCTTCCTTTTGGACTGCCGAGGAGGTTGATTTGTCGCAGGACCTCAGCCATTGGGACGCCCTCACCGCCGATGAGAAGCATTTCATCAAACATGTTTTGGCCTTCTTTGCTGCCTCCGACGGTATCGTTTTGGAGAATTTAGCTGGAAGGTTCATGAAGGAAGTCCAGGTTTCCGAGGCGCGCGCGTTTTATGGATTCCAGATTGCCATTGAGAACATCCACTCTGAGATGTATAGTCTTCTGCTCGAAACTTATATAAAGGATTCGGCAGAGAAGAATCACCTCTTCCGAGCGATGGACACTGTCCCTTGTGTGGAGAGGAAGGCCAAGTGGGCTCTACGCTGGATCGATGGCTCCGAATCCTTTGCTGAGCGATTAATCGCCTTCGCCTGTGTTGAAGGAATATTCTTCTCCGGAAGCTTCTGCGctatattttggttgaaaaagCGCGGTCTTATGCCTGGACTAACTTTTTCAAACGAGTTAATCTCGAGAGACGAGGGTCTGCACTGTGACTTCGCATGCATGTTGTACGGTTTGCTGAGAATGAAGCCGAGTGAGGAAAAGGTGAAAGGCCTTGTGAGGGATGCGGTGGACATAGAGAGGGAATTCGTCTGCGATGCTCTTCCTTGCGCGTTGGTGGGGATGAATGAGAAGTTGATGAGCCAATACATTGAATTTGTGGCCGATAGATTACTGAACGCTCTGGGATACAGCAAGTTTTACGGAGTGCAGAACCCGTTCGATTGGATGGAATTGATCAGTCTGCAGGGCAAGACAAATTTCTTCGAGAAGAGGGTCGGGGAGTACCAGAAAGCTTCGGTGATGTCGAGTTTGAATGGTAATGGAGACACCCACGTCTTCAAACTCGATGAAGATTTCTGA
- the LOC142546758 gene encoding putative phytol kinase 3, chloroplastic: MPYSEQSLPSSSCDSAMFSNNTLFNDVIATGLSGGIALSLLGLWEETAKRGIFDQNLNRKIVHVTVGLVFMLCWPMFSNDFTGAALAALIPGVNIIKMLLLGLGIWKDEKTVKSMSRFGDHRELIKGPLYYASTITWACFMYWRTSPIAIASICNLCAGDGMADIVGRHFGNKKLPYNSNKTIIGTVAMATAGFLASIGFMFYFSSFGYMKESPEMILGFLIVSLVSALVESHPLSTEVDDNLTVPLASILVGSFVL, encoded by the exons ATGCCTTATTCCGAGCAATCATTACCTTCATCTTCGTGTGATTCCGCCATGTTTTCCAACAACACGCTCTTCAACGACGTCATCGCCACCGGGTTGTCAGGCGGGATTGCCTTGTCTTTGCTTGGACTATGGGAAGAAACGGCGAAAAGAGGGATCTTTGACCAG aATTTAAATAGGAAGATTGTACACGTAACTGTTGGATTAGTTTTCATGCTTTGCTGGCCAATGTTCAG TAATGATTTCACGGGAGCAGCTTTAGCAGCTCTTATTCCTGGAGTCAATATCATTAAGATGCTTCTTTTGGGACTTGGAATTTGGAAAGATGAGAAAACTGTCAAGTCAATGAGCAGATTTGGGGACCATAG GGAACTCATTAAGGGGCCATTGTACTATGCCTCCACGATCACATGGGCATGTTTTATGTACTGGAGAACTTCTCCTATAGCTATTGCATCAATCTGTAACCTCTGTGCTGGAGATG GCATGGCAGATATTGTGGGGAGACATTTCGGAAATAAGAAACTTCCTTACAACAGCAACAAAACAATTATTGGCACTGTCGCTATGGCAACTGCTGGTTTCTTGGCCTCCATCGG ATTCATGTTCTATTTCTCTTCATTTGGTTACATGAAAGAAAGCCCGGAGATGATACTTGGGTTCTTGATCGTGTCCCTTGTTTCTGCTCTCGTTGAatcccatccactgagcaccgAGGTTGATGACAATCTGACGGTTCCCCTCGCGTCCATCTTGGTTGGAAGTTTTGTTCTATAA
- the LOC142546759 gene encoding uncharacterized protein LOC142546759: MMKNLYVKWVPPPDMNRNTEWFTYPGVWTSYILILFFFWLLCLSIFNCTPGIAWTIVNLGHFIVTYHFFHWKKGTPFADDQGIYNRLTWWEQVDNGKQLTRNRKFLTVVPLVLYLIASHTTDYRHPMLLLNTLAVLVLVIAKFPNMHKVRIFGINGDN; this comes from the exons ATGATGAAGAATCTCTACGTGAAGTGGGTGCCGCCGCCGGATATGAATCGGAACACCGAGTGGTTCACGTACCCGGGTGTCTGGACCTCTTATATTCTGATTCTCTTCTTCTTCTGGTTACTATGTCTCTCCATCTTCAATTGTACCCCCGGAATCGCCTGGACGATTGTTAATCTCGGCCATTTCATT GTGACTTACCACTTCTTCCATTGGAAGAAGGGGACTCCTTTTGCTGATGACCAGGGAATCTACAATAGATTAACTTGGTGGGAGCAGGTTGATAATGGGAAGCAGCTCACTCGCAATAGAAAGTTCCTCACGGTTGTACCTCTCGTTCT CTACTTGATTGCTTCACATACAACCGACTACCGACACCCTATGCTATTATTGAACACACTTGCAGTACTTGTTCTGGTTATAGCTAAGTTTCCGAATATGCATAAAGTTCGAATCTTTGGAATTAATGGAGataattga
- the LOC142546761 gene encoding pyridoxine/pyridoxamine 5'-phosphate oxidase 2-like isoform X1, with product MGSPAAESWKQLLLSSIQSSSHLNHSSYFQMATVASNGRPSNRTVVFRGFQDDGYKIQINTDSRTHKIDDLKHCPFAEICWYFTNSWEQFRIGGQVDVIDGTKSDPIKLQQREKAWLACSLKSRMQYLAPAPRLPFASEQQPTEIPTLDPSVGPVGAFCLLVLDPDQFLQVDYLNLKSNERLIFTAGQNGNGKTHWSVEKVNP from the exons ATGGGGAGTCCGGCGGCGGAGTCATGGAAGCAGCTCCTTCTCAGCTCAATTCAATCCAGTTCCCATCTTAACCATTCTTCTTACTTCCAGATG GCTACTGTAGCATCGAACGGCAGACCCTCCAATCGCACTGTTGTTTTCAG GGGATTCCAAGATGACGGCTATAAGATTCAAATCAACACCGATTCCCGCACTCACAAG ATTGATGATCTCAAGCACTGTCCATTCGCTGag ATTTGTTGGTATTTCACGAACTCTTGGGAGCAATTCCGCATTGGTGGGCAAGTAGATGTCATAGATGGAACAAAATCTGATCCAATTAAACTTCAG CAAAGAGAGAAAGCTTGGTTAGCCTGCTCTCTTAAATCAAGAATGCAGTATTTGGCACCTGCACCAAGGCTTCCTTTTGCTAGTGAACAACAGCCAACAGAAATACCCACATTGGATCCTTCTGTGGGTCCTGTTGGTGCATTTTGCCTGCTTGTTCTGGACCCCGACCAG TTTTTACAGGTTGACTATTTAAATTTGAAGAGCAACGAGAGGTTGATATTTACTGCAGGTCAGAATGGCAACGGAAAGACGCATTGGAGTGTGGAAAAAGTCAATCCTTAA
- the LOC142546761 gene encoding pyridoxine/pyridoxamine 5'-phosphate oxidase 2-like isoform X2, translated as MGSPAAESWKQLLLSSIQSSSHLNHSSYFQMATVASNGRPSNRTVVFRGFQDDGYKIQINTDSRTHKIDDLKHCPFAEICWYFTNSWEQFRIGGQVDVIDGTKSDPIKLQQREKAWLACSLKSRMQYLAPAPRLPFASEQQPTEIPTLDPSVGPVGAFCLLVLDPDQVDYLNLKSNERLIFTAGQNGNGKTHWSVEKVNP; from the exons ATGGGGAGTCCGGCGGCGGAGTCATGGAAGCAGCTCCTTCTCAGCTCAATTCAATCCAGTTCCCATCTTAACCATTCTTCTTACTTCCAGATG GCTACTGTAGCATCGAACGGCAGACCCTCCAATCGCACTGTTGTTTTCAG GGGATTCCAAGATGACGGCTATAAGATTCAAATCAACACCGATTCCCGCACTCACAAG ATTGATGATCTCAAGCACTGTCCATTCGCTGag ATTTGTTGGTATTTCACGAACTCTTGGGAGCAATTCCGCATTGGTGGGCAAGTAGATGTCATAGATGGAACAAAATCTGATCCAATTAAACTTCAG CAAAGAGAGAAAGCTTGGTTAGCCTGCTCTCTTAAATCAAGAATGCAGTATTTGGCACCTGCACCAAGGCTTCCTTTTGCTAGTGAACAACAGCCAACAGAAATACCCACATTGGATCCTTCTGTGGGTCCTGTTGGTGCATTTTGCCTGCTTGTTCTGGACCCCGACCAG GTTGACTATTTAAATTTGAAGAGCAACGAGAGGTTGATATTTACTGCAGGTCAGAATGGCAACGGAAAGACGCATTGGAGTGTGGAAAAAGTCAATCCTTAA
- the LOC142546761 gene encoding pyridoxine/pyridoxamine 5'-phosphate oxidase 2-like isoform X4: MGSPAAESWKQLLLSSIQSSSHLNHSSYFQMATVASNGRPSNRTVVFRGFQDDGYKIQINTDSRTHKIDDLKHCPFAEICWYFTNSWEQFRIGGQVDVIDGTKSDPIKLQQREKAWLACSLKSRMQYLAPAPRLPFASEQQPTEIPTLDPSVGPVGAFCLLVLDPDQVRMATERRIGVWKKSILNA; the protein is encoded by the exons ATGGGGAGTCCGGCGGCGGAGTCATGGAAGCAGCTCCTTCTCAGCTCAATTCAATCCAGTTCCCATCTTAACCATTCTTCTTACTTCCAGATG GCTACTGTAGCATCGAACGGCAGACCCTCCAATCGCACTGTTGTTTTCAG GGGATTCCAAGATGACGGCTATAAGATTCAAATCAACACCGATTCCCGCACTCACAAG ATTGATGATCTCAAGCACTGTCCATTCGCTGag ATTTGTTGGTATTTCACGAACTCTTGGGAGCAATTCCGCATTGGTGGGCAAGTAGATGTCATAGATGGAACAAAATCTGATCCAATTAAACTTCAG CAAAGAGAGAAAGCTTGGTTAGCCTGCTCTCTTAAATCAAGAATGCAGTATTTGGCACCTGCACCAAGGCTTCCTTTTGCTAGTGAACAACAGCCAACAGAAATACCCACATTGGATCCTTCTGTGGGTCCTGTTGGTGCATTTTGCCTGCTTGTTCTGGACCCCGACCAG GTCAGAATGGCAACGGAAAGACGCATTGGAGTGTGGAAAAAGTCAATCCTTAATGCATAG
- the LOC142546761 gene encoding pyridoxine/pyridoxamine 5'-phosphate oxidase 2-like isoform X3: MGSPAAESWKQLLLSSIQSSSHLNHSSYFQMATVASNGRPSNRTVVFRGFQDDGYKIQINTDSRTHKICWYFTNSWEQFRIGGQVDVIDGTKSDPIKLQQREKAWLACSLKSRMQYLAPAPRLPFASEQQPTEIPTLDPSVGPVGAFCLLVLDPDQFLQVDYLNLKSNERLIFTAGQNGNGKTHWSVEKVNP; encoded by the exons ATGGGGAGTCCGGCGGCGGAGTCATGGAAGCAGCTCCTTCTCAGCTCAATTCAATCCAGTTCCCATCTTAACCATTCTTCTTACTTCCAGATG GCTACTGTAGCATCGAACGGCAGACCCTCCAATCGCACTGTTGTTTTCAG GGGATTCCAAGATGACGGCTATAAGATTCAAATCAACACCGATTCCCGCACTCACAAG ATTTGTTGGTATTTCACGAACTCTTGGGAGCAATTCCGCATTGGTGGGCAAGTAGATGTCATAGATGGAACAAAATCTGATCCAATTAAACTTCAG CAAAGAGAGAAAGCTTGGTTAGCCTGCTCTCTTAAATCAAGAATGCAGTATTTGGCACCTGCACCAAGGCTTCCTTTTGCTAGTGAACAACAGCCAACAGAAATACCCACATTGGATCCTTCTGTGGGTCCTGTTGGTGCATTTTGCCTGCTTGTTCTGGACCCCGACCAG TTTTTACAGGTTGACTATTTAAATTTGAAGAGCAACGAGAGGTTGATATTTACTGCAGGTCAGAATGGCAACGGAAAGACGCATTGGAGTGTGGAAAAAGTCAATCCTTAA
- the LOC142546760 gene encoding putative alkaline/neutral invertase F, with translation MPLDSALGSVEPSSRDPDKSEAGVDTIEEAWRNLSLGGEKSFGKVLSEMAEDSDSLSGEMNTSSLTIKDFAGAENTETGVIGKNEGGGGKAMSVLKPSPSLGINMDTLSEAPIGGQSRTGGSENSSPGNMMEEAWELLARAYVNFKGQRVGALAAINDESGGETLNYNQVFVRDFVPCGLACLMKTDPDVDIVKNFLLKTLHLQGWEKRIDNFTLGEGVMPASFKVGHDPERQKEILQADFGGTAIGRVAPVDSGFWWIILLRSYTKCTHDYSLSELPEVQRGMKLVLNLCLSDGFDTFPTLLCADGCSMIDRRMGMYGYPIEIQALFFFALRCARQMLKPEHDGKELIERIDKRITALSYHIRNYYWLDFTQLNNIYRYKTEEYSHTAVNKFNVIPESIPDWVFEFMPLRGGYFIGNVSPARMDFRWFLVGNCIAILSSLATPAQATAIMDLIEERWEELIGEMPLKVAYPALEGHEWRIVTGCDPKNTRWSYHNGGSWPVLLWLLTAASIKTGRPQIAKRAIELVEQRLAKDGWPEYYDGISGRYVGKQARKHQTWSITGYLVAKLMIENPSNLLLISLEEDKKIAKPKLTRSTSWTC, from the exons ATGCCTTTGGATTCAGCACTCGGAAGTGTCGAGCCTTCCAGCCGTGATCCCGATAAATCTGAAGCAGGTGTTGATACGATCGAAGAAGCTTGGAGGAATCTCAGTCTGGGCGGTGAGAAATCCTTCGGTAAAGTTCTTTCCGAGATGGCGGAAGACTCCGATTCTTTGTCAGGCGAAATGAATACCAGCTCTCTGACTATCAAAGACTTCGCCGGAGCAGAGAATACCGAAACGGGGGTGATTGGTAAAAACGAAGGCGGCGGAGGAAAGGCGATGTCGGTATTGAAACCGTCACCGAGCCTTGGAATCAACATGGATACTCTTTCCGAAGCACCAATCGGTGGTCAATCGAGAACCGGTGGATCGGAAAACAGCTCTCCTGGGAATATGATGGAAGAGGCGTGGGAGCTACTTGCCAGAGCATACGTGAACTTCAAAGGGCAGAGGGTAGGTGCACTGGCCGCCATTAATGATGAATCTGGCGGCGAGACGTTGAACTACAATCAG GTTTTTGTAAGAGACTTTGTTCCTTGTGGACTAGCATGCCTAATGAAAACGGATCCAGATGTAGACATCGTAAAGAACTTTCTGTTAAAGACTCTCCACCTCCAAGGCTGGGAGAAGAGAATTGATAACTTTACCCTTGGAGAAGGTGTCATGCCTGCCAGTTTCAAGGTTGGTCATGACCCAGAGCGTCAGAAGGAGATTCTGCAAGCAGATTTTGGAGGAACTGCAATAGGAAGAGTTGCACCTGTGGACTCTGGATTCTGGTGGATTATACTTTTGAGGTCGTACACTAAATGCACACATGACTATTCCCTTTCGGAGTTACCCGAGGTGCAGAGAGGAATGAAATTGGTGCTTAACCTCTGTCTCTCGGATGGATTTGACACATTTCCTACACTGTTATGCGCAGATGGATGCAGCATGATTGACAGGCGGATG GGAATGTACGGATATCCAATTGAAATTCAGGCCCTCTTCTTCTTCGCATTAAGGTGTGCGAGGCAGATGCTTAAACCCGAGCATGATGGCAAGGAATTGATTGAGCGCATTGACAAGCGTATTACTGCTCTGAGTTATCATATACGAAATTACTACTGGCTCGATTTCACTCAATTGAACAACATTTATCGCTATAAAACTGAAGAGTATTCTCATACCGCTGTCAACAAATTCAATGTCATCCCTGAATCTATTCCAGATTGGGTATTCGAATTTATGCCATTGAGAGGAGGTTATTTCATTGGCAATGTAAGTCCAGCTCGCATGGATTTCCGGTGGTTCCTAGTTGGAAACTGCATTGCTATTTTGAGCTCTTTAGCAACACCTGCACAGGCTACTGCAATAATGGATTTGATTGAGGAACGCTGGGAAGAGTTAATTGGGGAGATGCCACTCAAAGTCGCATATCCAGCTCTGGAAGGACATGAATGGAGGATTGTAACCGGATGCGACCCAAAGAACACTAGATGGAGTTATCACAACGGTGGATCTTGGCCAG TTCTTCTATGGCTACTGACAGCAGCAAGCATTAAAACTGGAAGGCCCCAAATTGCAAAGAGAGCAATAGAGTTGGTAGAGCAGCGGCTGGCAAAAGATGGGTGGCCGGAATACTATGATGGAATCAGTGGACGATATGTCGGAAAACAGGCGAGAAAACATCAGACATGGTCCATAACCGGATATCTGGTGGCAAAACTCATGATAGAGAACCCATCCAATCTTCTCCTAATATCTCTTGAAGAGGACAAAAAGATAGCGAAGCCAAAGCTTACGCGCTCCACCTCATGGACATGTTAG
- the LOC142544805 gene encoding uncharacterized protein LOC142544805: MSEVHREVFPSLSALPHHQKILNNHKVKLVACEIIVAARAGFRDVSASGSIIAASGYSSNGGNVVVWDTLAPPATSQASTMCHEDIEVEEYPKVPVGKWHNWSSLMI; the protein is encoded by the exons ATGTCCGAAGTCCATAGAGAAGTTTTCCCGTCCCTCTCGGCTTTGCCCCACCATCAGAAAATATTGAATAATCACAAAGTTAAACTCGTTGCTTGCGAAATTATAGTTGCTGCACGTGCGGGTTTTAG GGATGTTAGTGCAAGTGGATCAATTATTGCAGCTTCAGGATATAGCTCCAATGGTGGTAATGTGGTAGTTTGGGACACACTCGCTCCTCCTGCCACTTCTCAAGCTTCCACTATGTGTCATGAAG ATATAGAGGTGGAAGAATATCCCAAAGTCCCAGTTGGAAAATGGCATAATTGGTCCTCATTGATGATTTGA